gaggggaaggggaaggagaaaaacaatcaaacaacgaataacaaaaaattatcaaaacaaaTGATGCACGCTAACTTGAAATCAAAGTCCTAAAACCAAAGTTTAATAGACAATAACTATAtactaaattttttaataacaaGAGACAAAAcataaaacaaaagatgagAATTAACTCAAGGGCCAAAATCATATAAACATTAGCTAAATTCAATAAATAGACATTAACCCTACACAAATTAACATGAAAATTCTAAGATACAAATTTAGAATAAGAGCAACTAACAAAttaataatcataaaaaaatatAGGTCACATATTTAAAATACGTGTATGTGTCTAAATAATGAATGATTATGaatcaaaatataaagaaattgcaaagaaaaaaaattagaccTACCTTGAAAAAATCGAGTTTTGAGAAAGTGGATGCTTGAGATGAGTTGAATGAACTTGCGAAAAGATCGATGCTTGCTTGTCCTTTTAGGTGTTGGCTTTTGACTAATACATCAAGTCAAtcatgtattaatataattctAAACATGattaaatttccttttatttgtcaATTATTTGTTTGCTTACCATAACTAATATAAGGGTACACTAAATACATTATAGTTATaataatgaaatttaatttatatatatatataaggaaacTAGAATGAgctattataaaaaaaaaaaaacttgctttCAAAAGAGAAATTAAAGGAAAATTTAAAGGAGATAAGAATGTTaactaatcaaaaaaaaaaaaaaacttgttaaTGGGACAAAGTGATAGAGTTCAAACTTTAAAGTCTTAAATCCAtatagaatttttgaaaaattttgggcACCCACCCCCCTATGACCGTCGTTGAAACTGGACAAGAGTGGGGAAGATTTGCCAAAAGTTTGGTTGTTTGGgattctttatttgttttttgtttaataGACATCACTTCTCTACCCAAAGTCCAAACCCCAGAGCTCTCTTCGGAGATGCAACAAGTTCTTTGTTGCCTTAATTCTCGTATCCTTTCATTATTTACTCCCGTGattcttttccaaaagtttctcCTGCTTAGCATCTAAAATTTCGTTATTTAActtttctggtttttttttcctccatgCTATATCTCGAGACAGAGGTAGCCAAGAGAAGATCATCAACTAGAAACATCATATGTAATATTTGTTCATGAATTCTGTGGTGACCTTTCTCTTGTAGTGGCCCCTCCAAACCTCCTTCTGGATTTTGGGTTTGTCACTGTTACTTTTTGTTCAGTTGTGTGCTCATTTTTTAACAGTTCTCATGTTACTTTACTCAGGAGTTTATTGCTTTACATATTTGTCTATTTCTTTGGCCATTTTTGGGGTAATTTCTTTGGTCTTCTAGAACCCTTATACGAACTTGTACTATGATTTTCAAAGATAGGAGAATTGTTTTGGTtcattttttggttattttggaTTCGTAGGTTGTTAAAACCTTCACAATTCTTTTGCATAAGTTAAAGGTTAAATTACATATAACCCCCTATGATTTCTTCTATTTCCACATGACCCTgctaatatttcaaaatatctaaTTCATCCCTTATAGTTTTATATAAAGtggaaatttgaaggaaaatagtCTATATAACGTTGTTAATTGAAATATCAGTAGTGTCCTTTTCTAAATGCTAAATCAATAAACGGTTTAATTGCCTTGTatctagggatggcaatgggagCGGCTACCCGCAAGGGGCTAATGGGTCAGGGCGGGGGGAATTTTTCCCCTTGTTTAGAAATGAGGCAGAGGGCGGGGGAGTACCCACCCCATCCCCTGTCTCGccaacaattaaaaaaattaataaatatatatatgtatataattacatatatatattatttaatttaattagttacaaacttataataacgatattattagttatatgatttatataatatatattagtatatgtaatataatgatattatcaattatactaataattatacgtctctactaatagaaattattattagtaatactaaatttactaatacagtTATACTAAACTCCTAATTACAATTAAggcaataacattttttttctcaaaaaagaaaacacaataatgacttagtgattgtatttgtgtcaaaataaaaaactaactactttagttgtatttgttTCATCATGTTGAATTGTAttcaaattgtttttgtttgattatttttataggtttcaattataaaattacaatGGATAATAACTTGGTGatttgttaatattttagtatttgattatttactaaaatttgattataataaaattatatgacaaatttttattagctcCGTCGGAGCACCCGCAGGGGAAGAATGGCTTGGTGGGGGGAGCGAGGGAAGGGGGGCAAGGCGGAAGGGGGGGAATTAGTGGACAGCGGAGCAAGGGGCGGGGAAGGTCCCCTATCCCAACCCCACCCCATTGTCATTCTTACTAGTAAAAAAGTATTGGGGTATTACGCGGATGAATGTAAAAATCACAGAAGGTAAAATGGATATTTAGACAAATTATTACGGGTTATATGGAGATTACAATTTTTCACATGTGCTGTTAAAGTGCATTAGGTAAAAACACCACAACTAATTGTGCATTTTGTCCATTTTATACTTTACATAAAACTATATGAGGATTATGTAACTATTTTAAAACCTTAAAGGGATAATCTACATTATATAAAACTATAGGAGATTATAAATAATTTATGCTAAGTTAAAACTTCTTAATCATTTTTGGGCAACATATATACAACCTTCTTCCTATGTCGTTTATTTCCAAGTCTTATAACCCTAGCCCCCCCTCTCATCTTTCCCTCCTCAGTTCTTCCATAACTAGTTGCTCACTTGCTCCTCATTGTCCTCCCCCTCGAGCCGCCTTTTCCCTCCTCTCCCCTCCTCCTAACATTCTATTTTTCCACCTCCATTCTCTCCGAATCCAGGTTTTCCGCAAATTATCTCGTCTTCAGCCCCTTTGTTGCCACTGCAACTGCAGTCATGAGCACCCGATGGCCGACAATACTTTCGTGGCTCCCCTAAACTCGCTGGTCACCGTCGCCTTCTTTGCGGCTTACAGGCTACATGACTAATTATAATCAgttgaaaatgataaaaaaataaaaataaaaatcttgCTTTTCCTAATTAGAGTTGGGCCTCTCGATCTCCTaagttatataaaaatattactacttcttcaatgaaaattttcgGTACTTGACAACCTTGTTCACTTTCGCAGCTCTCTCCTCCTCTGCCCCGGAATCCCGCCTCTGGTATGATGATCAGGCTCCCTTCTCAGCCTTCTGCCCGACTTAATCCTTCTGCCATTACAGGTCTAATtgcttcttttcccttttttcttttttgagctTTCTTATTTTAGGTACAATACTAGTTTTGACGACAATGGTGATTTATGTGATTAAATAATCtctcattttatttttggttggcTAGCATTTGATAAGCGTTCTCCTTTGTTGAGGGCTCTATCGGACTCTGCCTCAGACTTTGGCTATGGTTAGTTTGGATTACAATACTTTATGCACTAACTATCTTGCGAATCAGTGACTTGGTTTTATTTTGATTGTCTTCAGGTCTTTCGGTGGGCAAGGAGAAAGCCAAGCTACAACACGATTATGAAATAGCAAATATCAAAGTTTCTGAGCTTTCATATCAATCTTTTGCCTATGGCGTGAAGCATTTTTCCATACATGTGCTAGGTGTTGTGGTAATGAATTTTTGGTAGCTTTTCCTCTTTTGGTTTTTTGGGGTCTAATTGAAACTAACTTCTTTGCTTTTATTTTGTTCCTAAAGGTTGGGATTAGAGTGGTAGCGAAGCTAATCGAGTTGTTTAGAGAATCTCGACTTGAACTTCTTACATCATTTTGGTTCTTGATCACTGCGATGTTTTTCACCACTGCAATGGTATAGATCGATGTTTTTCTACAAGAATTACATTTGGATAAAAGCAGATATCAACATATTATTTacgcatttttttcttttttttttttaaaattttttgttagatttgtTTCTTGGTCGATGCTTTGATCGTGTCAAGCTTTCCACGGTACAGATTGGAAGAAGCAATTCAAGACCTTAAGCTTGCTAAATTTAAATTGGATCAGCATAATGCGGAGCAATAGGTAAAAGCTTCTTAGAAGATGTCCAAATGACGGAATGCTTTAAAGAAGCAAAGCCATTTGAGGGGGAAGATGGAACTTGAATGGtattaaaagatttttttttttttttggttttgtttttgaGTTTGGTTATATTTGTTTTAAAGGTGGCAAAGGATATGGCTTGCTAACTATGCCTCTtatgtgggaaaaaaaaaaaaaactatgtcTCTAATGATACTCCCTCCAtcttattttgatatttttgtttctatttttcattcatctcaaattatagtccacttttcaattgaaaaatataatttatttttattttttttaaaatacccttatgatcattgGTCACATTCCTAATATTAGTGTAAAGTTAGTTTAGAAAAATAGTAGATCAGATTTACTCTGAAAAAAAAAGTCCAATATTATCTAAGTGGAACGAAAGAAGTAATTTTTTTGGAGTATTTATTCTTTCGTTTCAATCACATGTCcgatacatacatacacacacatatatacatatgtatacatacacacacaatacatatagacacacacatatatacatatgtatacatgtgtgtgtgtgtgagagagagagacagagaggcATTATCATGAATTTTGACAGCCAGCCACTGCGCATTGGTCCAAAAGGTTCCCTTCTGCATTCTCACAAACGCTGTCTGCATAAATCTTTAAGATCAGATGGTAGAACCATTCGAAATACTATACATACAATGATTAtgcattttaattttatttacacGAACTTTTGACAGTTTGCTGAATTTATTAACTCTTGGATTATCAATTGCTTTGGATTATAGGAGCTATTACATCTATATATATAGATTGGAGAGACTGGGGAAAGGAATTTGGAAAGCCAATTTCACCTCATTGaaacataaaagaaataaaattaaaaattatgccTCAAAAATATAGATAAAGGAGTAGAAATTTCAATTTGTCTGTTTCCTCCGGGTGGACCAGTAACCGTCTTAACAGAACAACGGAACGAGCAACAGTACACCAACTCCAACCGCTGGTTCGCAATGCATTCTGCCGCCGGCACTGCCGGCGGTGGCCCATCCCGGGGCTCTTTCTACGCAGCCCAAAAGTCAAAATTCCCACTCATAAAACACATGAAAAACCCAAGAGAAATCAATCTCCACCGCTCCTCCTCTGCTTCAGCAACTTTGATCGCCGACAATCAAGATCTTCTGCTGCGCATTCTACACTGCTTACCTCCAAAATCACTCATCCGATTCCAAGCTGTCTCCAAGAAATGGCTATCCATTATTTCCAGCCCGGATTTTCGCCGTCTTCACTGCCGGAAATACCCCTCTACTGCAGCTTCTTCTACTGCCGCTTCAGCCCTTTTCCTGTTTGGCAAAATAGGCGGAATCCGGGAGCTCAATTTCATCTCTCTTGATCAAGAGTACGTGAACTCGATGGGTGGTATCTTTTCCCGCTTAACTAATTTCGTTAAGAGTGAAATTCTTGGCTTACATTCGTGCAATGGTTTATTGCGCATCGAATTCAACATGAATTATTCTGCTCGAGAGTTTATTGTTTTCAACCCTAGTCAAACCTGCGAATAAGCGATCATATGTACATCCATACATGAATATTGCCTTTGACCCATCAAAATTATACTTACATATTCCTCGATTAATTAAGTTTCGTAGTTAAATTAATGTTCTATTACCATTCGTTTCTTTTGCTCCAATCCTCCGAAGCATTTTCTTAATGAACACCCTCGATACGTTCAGAATGTCAAGAGCCACTTTGATCTTTAATGTTACTCATTCCTTTTTtatgcatttaaaaaaaaaaaaaaagaattcaatTGTTGGCTAGAAGGATTTTTCACATTCCCTGTCTTTATAAATACATTAATTAGGATTAATTAGAAAAATGGGATTTCAATTCATTAAGTTATACTATATCctagaaaaatatatatcatAAAATATCCTATTAAATAAAGTTATGTATCctatacatatataagaaaatcTTCGTTGTGCATTTCGACTTTAAGTTTCAACCGCCCTTTTTGGATATCGTTGTCAATTTCCTCTACATGGTAGAGATGTTGAGCTGATATTGTACAAGTTGTTAAGGCAATGGTTGGTGTTAATATGACTATTTTATCCATGATGCTTGCAATGTTATCACCCATTGTAATCTGCtctccttttattattttgatggGTCCCATAAGTGTTTCTTAATTGTCTAGGGGCTCGTATTACCAAATGAGCCCATATCTAGAGTACTAATTCCTAAGTAAAATGCGCCAGTATAATCATCTGAAGTGGCCGGTGCTAAACTTAATTACGTAGCACTGAATAAGGGGCCCCACCAgttcagtaatcaaatgtaacATTAAATGCTCAGACCCCTGTTTCTCTTCCTCTGCCGCCCAAAACCGTTTTCTCATTTGCCCCTTTGCAAATTTCATCGAAGCCCCTTTGATTATTGATGACTATTATGAGAGGGGTTTTTAATTCAACTTCCACCAGTTTCACCTCCCTCTGTTAAACGGTCTCTTAATTTCTCCATGTTTGCCACCCATGTCAGTTTCTGTTCCTCTTATTATGTTGGGTTTGTTTAATTCCTTGGCCGATTAGGTCTGGTTTCCGCTTATTTGCTTCTTCTTCCACTTTATTCCTCTTAATGGCTCTAATTATTAAACAGCCACCAGATGAAGTATTAGCTCCCCCACGTTTGCCACCTATGGCTTTCCTCCTCCTTCCGCATTTGCTACACGCATAGCCTTCCATCTTCTTCCGTTTCTCTCCTTTCCTTCTTTGATTGGTTGATGTTAAATATGTTGCTACATATAGCTGtttctctgtgatatgtttgGCCGTCGATatggaatttcctttgaattgaGGTGAGATTCGTATACAAGTAATTTTGCCCATTTGATTTTGGCTTTTGCTTTCAAAAAAGAATTACCATGCTTTCTTAGACCTGATGTGTTTGTTCTCATCTGCATCCTTCGTCCGTTTATTAGTTCCGGCCTTTCATACAaagttaattattttttttgttatgcaGGCTCAAACTCTTCTCATCAAGATCAAGTTTTAtcgatttcttttttaaaaaggttagttcattttctacttttctccaAACTTGCTGGAatagatgttttttttttaaaatgattttgtgGACTGTGTTTACCATTGAATTCATGCCTGCTTGGAAATCTccgttagtttacaatttatgcTTGTTTGGCGATCTTCTTTTGTTTACATTGGATTTGAATATTATGCGGTGCAGTTA
The Coffea arabica cultivar ET-39 chromosome 6c, Coffea Arabica ET-39 HiFi, whole genome shotgun sequence genome window above contains:
- the LOC140008144 gene encoding uncharacterized protein, which gives rise to MMIRLPSQPSARLNPSAITAFDKRSPLLRALSDSASDFGYGLSVGKEKAKLQHDYEIANIKVSELSYQSFAYGVKHFSIHVLGVVVGIRVVAKLIELFRESRLELLTSFWFLITAMFFTTAMICFLVDALIVSSFPRYRLEEAIQDLKLAKFKLDQHNAEQ